The DNA window TTAACATCTTGATTCACCCAGTTTTGTCCAAATCTTTTGCCAATACTGTCCATAGCTACTAACAAATTGTCATTCATATTGAACCTCCCCTATTCTAAAAATCAAATCCTGCTATAACAACTATTTATAAAAAACTTTTTCTCTTATACCTAATTGTTATAACAGGCTTATATATTTATCTCTAAACTCATTAGATTTACACAGTAAACACTCTCATTAAAAGTTAAAAATAAGTATTCAGATACAAATGCTACACTACCTAAATGAATTCTCACATTTTCAATACGTATAAATATTGGCACACAAAACAACGGTTGTGTGCCAATACAAAATTTACTTACCAATAGTTCCTTCTACACCTTCAACAAACCAATCCATTGAAAGTAGCTCTTCATCTGTTAATGTTTTTCCTTCTTCAACTTTTACATTTCCATCTTGATCCTTAATGGTTCCTGTAAATACGTCCCAATCTGTTTCTATTAATTTCTTTTGTTCTTCTTCTACAAGAGCTTTTATTTCATCATCTACTAAATCTGTCATAGGAGCTAAGGCTACAACACCATCCTTAAGTCCTCCCCAATACTTTTCTGATTTCCATGTTCCTTCTTTAACAGCTTTTACAGTATTTAAGTAATATGGTCCCCAATTCCAAACAGGAGCAGTTAAATAAGCCTCTGGTGCAAATTTACTCATATCTGTATTATATCCAATAGAAAATGCATTTTGCTCTTGAGCAGCCTGCTGTGGTCCTGGTGTATCTTGATGTTGTGTAATCACATCAGCACCTGCATCAAGTAAACTCTTTGCCGCTTCTTTTTCTTTTGCTGGATCATACCATGTATTTGTCCAAACTACTTTGACAGTTGCCTCAGGATTAACACTTTTTACTCCTAATGTAAAAGCATTGATTCCTCTAATTACTTCTGGAATAGGCATAGCTGCTACATAACCAATCACATTAGACTCTGTTTTCTTTGCTGCTACAATTCCAGATAAATATCTTGGCTGATACATTCTTCCAAAGTAAGTAGCCACATTCTCACCCGTTTTATATCCTGAACAATGTAAGAAAGTAATGTCTGGGTATTTTTTTGCCACATTCATCACTGAATCCATATATCCAAAGCTTGTTGCAAAAATAATCTTATTTCCTTTTTCAGCAAGCTCTGTTAACACTCTTTCTGAATCAGAACCCTCTGGTACAGATTCTATAACAGTCGTTTCTACTTCTGACATATTCTCTACTAAATACTTTCTTCCTTCATCATGAGAATAAGACCACCCAGCATCTCCTACAGGTCCTATGTAGATAAATGCTACTTTTAATTTCTCTTCTCCCTTTTGACTCTCATCTGCTGTAGTCTTTTGTCCACATCCTGTAAAGATCATAACAAAAGTCATCATTAAAGCTACGAAACACAATAATTTTTTTCTCATATTCCCTCTCCTTTTCATTTGTTTTATATTATTTTTTAAAAACAATTCCATCTTTCCCCATCTTTTCAACAATTGCTAAAGATTCTATCTTAAAGCCTTCCTTTCGAAGCTTTTCTCCACCCTTTTGGAATCCCTTCTCAATAACAATTCCTGCTCCTACTAAAGTAGCTCCACTTTCTTTGATGATTTTATTTAATGCAACTAAAGCATTTCCAGACGCAAGAAAATCATCAATAATTAGAATTTTATCTTTCTTATCTATAAACTTTTTTGCTATCTGAATCGTATTGGTAACTCCCTTTGTAAAAGATACTACGTCACTACTATAAACATTTTCATCCATAGTGACAGACTTTGTTTTTTTTGCAAATACTAAGGGTACATCTAAATAAGCAGCAGCAGCCATAGCTGGTGCAATCCCTGATACCTCAATAGTAATAACTTTAGTAATTTTTTCATCTTTAAATAGATTCGCAAATTCCTTTCCTATTTCTAGCATCAATTTGGCATCAATTTGATGATTTAAGAAAGAATCTACTTTTAAAATGGTCTCTGAAAGTACTTCGCCTTCTGCTTTAATTTTTTCTTGTAATAATTTCATTTTTTCCCTCCATGTAAAAAACACCCAGTCTCTACAGTTCCAACCATGGTGAAAACTGCAAAACAGGGTGCTCCTTCGTATAACGAAAAACACTAATGTTCGTGCTAACATAAACAATTTCCACTCATAGGCCTATAATTTACGGTTATAGGGTAGAAACTTCTGAGCCATATTCTCAGGATTATACGAGTTTTTTATTCAATTGATTAAGCTTATTTTATACATTTCTATTTCCCTTGTCAATAGTTTCATGTTTTTTGTAGACATACAATTGGGAAATTACTATTTGATTTTTTCATGTAGCCTTATTAAATCACCCTATTCTCTTTTCTCAAATCATAGTGTAGAGCTAATCCCACAAAAAAGAAGACAGTCTTACGGGTCATAAGATTGTCTTCTCTATGATTATATTTTTTAATACATCTATATATTTTTTATTTTAAGGCATCTTGTGAATACTTATTGGCCGCATTCCACAATAAATATTCATCTACACCATTTTCTTTTAACGCTCTAATTTGATCCTTTACTTGCTTTGGTCCATATTTGATATGTCCCTTTACCCAGCTAGCTGTAAAATCTTGAATCCAAGGTCTTATAGTTGCAGGAGTTTCTATGTTTTTGTTTCTTGCAATAGAATCCTTTGTCCCTTGGTACACAGTCTCATAAGGATAAGCATCTGGTACAGATAACTTATATGTTCCATTTGCATAATGACTTGGATACATCATAGGAGATACATAATCCGTTACATTGCTTACACCTTCCCAATATTGACCAAGTCCCATATCATCTGCAACAGAACCTACCAATCCAAATATATCCGCACTAATATAAACTTCTTCTTTTGAAAGTTCTCTATAGGCTTGTTGTAAGAAATGTTGAATAGTTTGAGGTTTGCTATGATCCTCACTCACATTTCTATAATCTAGCACTTTATCAAGCTTATTTCCATTAGATGCAGGGAAACGAACATAGTCAAATTGTATTTCATTAAATCCTAATCTTGCAGCTTCTTTTGCTACTTCTATATCATAATTCCAAAGCTCCCGATCATGAGGAGATGCCCATCTTAATTTGTCTCTACTTACAAAGGTTTTTCCTGTTCTTTTGTCAAGGATAGCTCTATCAGGATGTTGCTTTGTATAAGTAGGATCTTTAAAGGTAACAATTCTTGCAATAGCATAAATACCATTATCTTTTAAGATTTGCATTCTTTCTTGAAACTTTTCTATACTAATTCTTGCTCTTTTATTTGCTTCTGGTGAATGTTTTGCTGCCGCCTCTGTTGGAAATAACATGATTCCATCATCATCTTTTACATCTATGACAAAAGCATTAATTTCTGTCTCCTGTGCAAGCTTTAAAAGTCTTTCAAAGCCCTGCCCTATGAAAGAATGCTCTGTCATGTAAACCCCTTTTACTTTCACCCTTGGATTATTTGTATACGCATCCACCTTTTCCTGTGGTGAAAAATCTAGCACTCTTAAAGCTTCACTTAACAATTCAGTACGATCCTTTACCGTATAATCTGATTTAATCCATCCTGTCTTTTCTCCATCTATTGTATCAAAGGAAATTTTATACCAAAGATCCCCATTCTCTTTTGTTTGTTCTTCAATAACTTTGACACCTGTTCCCTTCATAAAACTATCTACAATAGATGAGTCCTTTGTAGCCTCTTGTCGTACATTTAATTTGCTAGCACTGATGTAAACAATATTTTTTTGTTCCTCTTTATTAGATTCTTCTTTTGATGCATTTTCTTCACTCTTTTGGTTTTTATTCTCCTCATAAACCTCTTTAGTAGTCGTTTCATCTGCCTTTGAGGCTGGTGCCTGGCATCCACTAAGCATCATGGTACTTCCCATCGTTAGCGCAAGTATTGCTGCGACTAAAATCTTCTTATTTTTATTCATTAAGACACCTCTCTCTTTCATTTTCCTCTATTATACCATGATGTGACAAAAAACTTATGGATTTCTTTATATGAAAATTTTACTATATATTATTTATTCATATTTTTCATAAAAAATTCTAAAACTAAATAAAAATATTTTAATAAGGAGAAAGTTATGAAAAAAAGGTTTCTTTATATTTTATTATTTGTTATTCTTCTCATTAGTTTTAACCTACCATTCTGGAACACTTTAAAAAGCTACACAATTATGTATTTTTATGACAAAACACAAAACACCCTCCATGAAAAAGGAATCTCCTTTTATATTCCCAATGGCTTAAAAACCTTAAAATCAGATTGGTATCCTTTCATGCTTCATTATGATGCTAGTGAATATTTTTCTCAATATATAAAAAAAAATAGTTCTTTACAGGTATTGTATTCCTTTGGGTCTTTCGATTTTTCTAAAGGATGTTCTCATTTTTATGATTCTTCTTCTCCTTATTATGCTGCCTTTTATGGTGGATATGCCTTGTTTTGTGAAGATCATCCTTATGGTTTTGATAAAAACGGAAATATGAATATAGAAGAGATTACAAAAGTACCTATGTTTGATCAAACCTATCTGGTTCTTCCTTCTTTAGGCTGCCCAAAGGATAAGATTTATTTTCAATCAACCGTAGAAAAAATAGAAACCAATAAAAATTATATTGGCATAAATGGATGGACAAAAATAGACGCAAAAATAAAAACCAATGCTCCTATACACAAAACTGAAAACAAAAAAAATATGGGCTATATTCAATATGGAAAACCTCATAAAAGTTTTTTCAATAAAAATGAATACCCTCTAATTTCTTTAAATGGTCGGATCTATGTAAAATACATAGATGAGTTGAAAGGAACTTTCTTTTTATACATCATGGCAAAAGATATACAAACAGTAAATCTATGTGACAAAGAACTCTTGTCTCAATCAAATATTTCTATCAACAATCATTAAGAACATCTCGCTACACGTTTTCTTGTAGGTAAAAATATAGTAAATACAGTTCCCACGCCTTCATAACTTTCTACCGTAATTCTTCCTTTATTTTTATTAATAATCTGTTTTACAATGTTGAGACCATACCCATGTCCGTCCCCTTCTTTTGTTGAGTATCCTTTTTCAAATATTTTTTCATACATTTTCTCTGATAAAATAGGATAGGAATTCCCTATTAAAATCACACATTCTTCCTCATGCTCAGCAATATCTATAATAAGAACCTTCTCTTCCTCTTTGCAATCCTCTAATTCATAAATGGCATTATCTATCAAATTAAATAATACGGTACAAATATCCATAGAATCTATATATAAATTCTCTAAGGAAGTACTAATATCTAACTCTACCTTTATTCCTTTGCTTTCTGCAATAGTACACTTTCTTCCTAAAGTAGCAGCTATTTCAATATTTTCAATTTTAGATATAGAAAAAACACCTTCAACCTTTTGTGAAATTTTAAAAATATAATCTAATGCTTTTTTACTCTGTTCCAATTGAAGCATCCCAGCAATTAAGTTTAAATGATTGATAAAATCATGCTTTTGCCCTTGTAATGCATCAATGACTTCCTTAGAATTGTTTAGTTTAATAATACCTTCTTTTTCTTTTCTTAAAAAATATAAAATGTAAAATATACAAATAATTGCACTAACACCCAAGAGATTGATTACAATTCCCATATAATAGGGATATTGAAAATTAACAATTACATTCCCCATCAAATTTATGATAGTTCTATTAGTCAAAAACATGACAATAAAACTCTGTAATAATATTAAACCTATCAATATATACGCTCGAACAGTAACCTTCATATGAATCATCCTTATCAGTTATTTTCATGAAATTGCTTAAAATCAAGAATAGTAATTTTGAAAACATATCCTATTATAAATCCAATAATCAAAAGAACATCAGATAATGCAGTTGCTAGTAATAATCCTCCTGGTCTACTCGTCAATGTGATAGGGTCAAATTGAAACAATTTCAAGACAGGAAAGAAAAATACTCCTTCTCCCCATAATAACAATAAAAAGCTAATCAATCCAGCAATCATACTATCTAAAATTCTTTGTTTTCCAATGAATCTGAGTAACATTATAAAACAGATAAATAATATAAAAATATGAGTTCCAAAAGGAATATTATTTTTAATATAAAAAACTCTAATACCATATATTAATATCCCTAGTATGATAGTAATCCACATTATTACTTTATGCTTAAGGCGTATTCCTATAAGACCTAATCCTGCCCCTGTCATTAAGAATGCCTCTATAAAATGTCCTAATAATTTTTCTACTATATCCATATACTCTTCCTTTCATTTTCAACAATTTCTAATGTCAATAGGGCATTTTATACCCTATTGACATTAGCCCTTACATGTCTTTTAGCTGCTCCGGTAATTCTGGCTGATAGTTTATAGTAGAGCATGCCCCTGTTGCACTTGTAAAGGCTAGAAATGTAAGAACTACCATTGATAATTGTAATAACCTTCTCATCATTTGTATCCCCCCTTATTTCCTTAATATTTTATTTAGTAAAATATCTGACTGTTGCCAGAGTTTATACCCTATTTTAGTTATGGAAAAACATTGACATAAAATCCCTAAACTAGATGCAAGCATGATCCCATGAACCTTGTTAAAAAGCAAATAATATCCTACATTAAAAAAACACCACACTAACAAAATAACTAATGATTTTACTTTTAATTTCTTTATTTTTTCTATAGAAGTTATAGGCTTTTGTGGTGTATCTGCAGGTGCATATTTACTAATACTCCATAATCCAAATAAAAAAACAAACACGATTGCTGATAATATAATTTCTTTAGTTGGTACAACCATCTTTGTCAAAAATCCTAAAGCATTGGCTACAATCATACTAAAAATTGCACAATTCCACATGCTTTCACAATGAGCCCCTCCTGAACAAGACCGTAGTATGGATATAGTCAACATGATGATTAACACATACGAAAAAATCCCTAAAGCTTTAGCGAGAACAAGAGCTAAGAAATATCCTAAAAACATACTCATAATTAAATGCAAAGAATATCTCAAAATAGCTTCTTGTCCTTCATCCAGCTCCAATTGATTTTTGTACACACCTAAGATTTTCCCTATACACTTTTCCATCCAAAAATTCCCCTTTAAT is part of the Crassaminicella profunda genome and encodes:
- a CDS encoding xanthine phosphoribosyltransferase codes for the protein MKLLQEKIKAEGEVLSETILKVDSFLNHQIDAKLMLEIGKEFANLFKDEKITKVITIEVSGIAPAMAAAAYLDVPLVFAKKTKSVTMDENVYSSDVVSFTKGVTNTIQIAKKFIDKKDKILIIDDFLASGNALVALNKIIKESGATLVGAGIVIEKGFQKGGEKLRKEGFKIESLAIVEKMGKDGIVFKK
- a CDS encoding BMP family ABC transporter substrate-binding protein, with translation MRKKLLCFVALMMTFVMIFTGCGQKTTADESQKGEEKLKVAFIYIGPVGDAGWSYSHDEGRKYLVENMSEVETTVIESVPEGSDSERVLTELAEKGNKIIFATSFGYMDSVMNVAKKYPDITFLHCSGYKTGENVATYFGRMYQPRYLSGIVAAKKTESNVIGYVAAMPIPEVIRGINAFTLGVKSVNPEATVKVVWTNTWYDPAKEKEAAKSLLDAGADVITQHQDTPGPQQAAQEQNAFSIGYNTDMSKFAPEAYLTAPVWNWGPYYLNTVKAVKEGTWKSEKYWGGLKDGVVALAPMTDLVDDEIKALVEEEQKKLIETDWDVFTGTIKDQDGNVKVEEGKTLTDEELLSMDWFVEGVEGTIGK
- a CDS encoding sensor histidine kinase; the protein is MKVTVRAYILIGLILLQSFIVMFLTNRTIINLMGNVIVNFQYPYYMGIVINLLGVSAIICIFYILYFLRKEKEGIIKLNNSKEVIDALQGQKHDFINHLNLIAGMLQLEQSKKALDYIFKISQKVEGVFSISKIENIEIAATLGRKCTIAESKGIKVELDISTSLENLYIDSMDICTVLFNLIDNAIYELEDCKEEEKVLIIDIAEHEEECVILIGNSYPILSEKMYEKIFEKGYSTKEGDGHGYGLNIVKQIINKNKGRITVESYEGVGTVFTIFLPTRKRVARCS
- a CDS encoding putative glycoside hydrolase; protein product: MNKNKKILVAAILALTMGSTMMLSGCQAPASKADETTTKEVYEENKNQKSEENASKEESNKEEQKNIVYISASKLNVRQEATKDSSIVDSFMKGTGVKVIEEQTKENGDLWYKISFDTIDGEKTGWIKSDYTVKDRTELLSEALRVLDFSPQEKVDAYTNNPRVKVKGVYMTEHSFIGQGFERLLKLAQETEINAFVIDVKDDDGIMLFPTEAAAKHSPEANKRARISIEKFQERMQILKDNGIYAIARIVTFKDPTYTKQHPDRAILDKRTGKTFVSRDKLRWASPHDRELWNYDIEVAKEAARLGFNEIQFDYVRFPASNGNKLDKVLDYRNVSEDHSKPQTIQHFLQQAYRELSKEEVYISADIFGLVGSVADDMGLGQYWEGVSNVTDYVSPMMYPSHYANGTYKLSVPDAYPYETVYQGTKDSIARNKNIETPATIRPWIQDFTASWVKGHIKYGPKQVKDQIRALKENGVDEYLLWNAANKYSQDALK
- a CDS encoding cyclic lactone autoinducer peptide, which produces MMRRLLQLSMVVLTFLAFTSATGACSTINYQPELPEQLKDM
- a CDS encoding accessory gene regulator ArgB-like protein, producing MEKCIGKILGVYKNQLELDEGQEAILRYSLHLIMSMFLGYFLALVLAKALGIFSYVLIIMLTISILRSCSGGAHCESMWNCAIFSMIVANALGFLTKMVVPTKEIILSAIVFVFLFGLWSISKYAPADTPQKPITSIEKIKKLKVKSLVILLVWCFFNVGYYLLFNKVHGIMLASSLGILCQCFSITKIGYKLWQQSDILLNKILRK